A stretch of the Geovibrio thiophilus genome encodes the following:
- the tsaD gene encoding tRNA (adenosine(37)-N6)-threonylcarbamoyltransferase complex transferase subunit TsaD, which yields MLFLGIETSCDETSMAVLDTAEGVLSTHTASQADIHNLFGGVVPEVASRNHILKLEPLYEKCLADASIRPSDLDVIGVTNAPGLIGALFVGVGFAKGLGYGLKIPVMPVNHLSAHILAAELEHKELKPPYLALIISGGHTHIYDVDAALNFRLVAKTVDDAAGESFDKVAKMLDLGYPGGPAIEKLAKSGRGDAVPLPLAMKKEDNFSFSGLKTAVLNSLNKGIYTKEDLAASFQRTAAETLVLKTMRIARRLKRHNVVVSGGVACNGYIRETFRNSCKKGEHVYFPSFRLCTDNGDMIAYAASRFYSRRRFFSLEGTAYDTQPEIG from the coding sequence TTGCTTTTTTTAGGGATAGAAACCTCATGCGATGAAACCTCAATGGCGGTGCTTGATACCGCCGAAGGGGTTCTCTCCACCCATACGGCGTCTCAGGCGGACATACACAACCTTTTCGGCGGGGTAGTGCCGGAGGTCGCCTCCAGAAACCACATACTCAAGCTGGAGCCGCTTTATGAAAAATGCCTTGCGGACGCTTCGATACGTCCGTCAGATCTTGACGTGATAGGCGTAACCAACGCCCCCGGACTTATAGGCGCGCTTTTTGTCGGCGTGGGCTTCGCGAAGGGGCTCGGCTACGGTCTTAAAATACCCGTCATGCCTGTGAACCACCTCTCAGCGCATATTCTCGCCGCTGAGCTTGAGCATAAGGAGCTTAAGCCTCCATACCTCGCCCTGATAATCAGCGGCGGACACACTCATATTTATGATGTGGACGCGGCGCTGAACTTCCGACTTGTGGCAAAAACCGTGGATGACGCGGCGGGAGAAAGCTTTGACAAGGTAGCCAAAATGCTTGACCTCGGCTATCCGGGCGGTCCCGCTATCGAAAAGCTGGCAAAATCAGGCAGAGGAGACGCCGTGCCTCTGCCGCTGGCGATGAAAAAGGAAGATAACTTCAGCTTCTCCGGTCTGAAAACCGCCGTGCTGAACAGCCTCAACAAAGGCATATATACAAAAGAAGACCTTGCCGCCTCGTTCCAGAGGACAGCTGCGGAAACACTGGTTCTCAAAACCATGCGCATCGCCCGCAGGCTGAAAAGACATAATGTAGTCGTATCCGGCGGCGTCGCGTGCAACGGCTACATAAGGGAAACCTTCAGAAACTCCTGCAAAAAAGGGGAGCATGTCTACTTTCCCTCGTTCCGCCTCTGCACGGACAACGGTGATATGATCGCCTATGCCGCAAGCAGGTTCTACAGCAGGCGCAGGTTTTTCTCCCTCGAAGGAACAGCTTATGACACTCAGCCGGAAATCGGATAA
- a CDS encoding divergent polysaccharide deacetylase family protein, translating into MAERKKPAGTPRKRRTTGAGKTASSKQLYILGGILAAVLVLLLGIFLGMKAAGKGELAEKKEVKTPLSSVQEEVVTKDNESATVEEADKALKLVMFNLGISSDAIKSRKMDDGSVPVITYIISLPEDKKNELTDELQPMLEDMGFKTVLSDNLSASGENGSIILIFPVEKTEKPKDKDKPVVLPANAPKLALLIDDCGYSVPLAKRLAAIKYPVTFAILPYLPHDSETAEIARAGGKTVFLHFPMEPLSYPDTDPGKGAVLLNMPPSIIEAQADNNVKQIGRLDGFNNHMGSAFTESSTKMEQVLGFMKKHTDTYIDSYTSGKSVAYDVCLKQGMNCGQNRKFIDNENNETYIRKKIMEGVELAKKNGSLIMIGHLREETISVLEKHLADVEKAGVRIVSVKELTHRK; encoded by the coding sequence ATGGCTGAAAGAAAAAAACCGGCAGGGACGCCGAGAAAGCGCAGAACAACAGGGGCGGGTAAAACCGCCTCTTCAAAACAGCTATATATTCTGGGCGGCATTCTTGCCGCCGTTTTAGTTCTTCTTCTGGGAATTTTCCTCGGCATGAAGGCAGCAGGCAAAGGTGAACTCGCTGAGAAAAAAGAGGTAAAAACGCCCCTCTCCTCCGTTCAGGAAGAGGTAGTGACGAAAGATAACGAATCTGCCACTGTCGAAGAAGCGGACAAGGCTCTCAAGCTTGTGATGTTCAACCTCGGAATAAGCAGCGATGCAATAAAATCACGCAAAATGGATGACGGCAGCGTTCCCGTTATCACATACATCATCAGCCTGCCCGAAGACAAAAAGAACGAACTCACGGACGAGCTTCAGCCCATGCTTGAGGATATGGGGTTTAAAACAGTCCTCAGCGACAACCTCAGCGCATCCGGGGAAAACGGCAGCATCATACTGATATTCCCCGTTGAAAAAACGGAAAAACCCAAAGATAAGGACAAGCCTGTCGTTCTCCCTGCAAACGCCCCGAAGCTGGCGCTTCTGATTGACGACTGCGGATACAGTGTGCCTCTGGCGAAAAGGCTTGCAGCGATCAAGTACCCCGTAACATTCGCCATACTCCCCTATCTTCCCCATGACTCCGAAACAGCGGAGATAGCCCGTGCGGGCGGGAAAACAGTGTTCCTTCATTTTCCCATGGAACCCCTGTCATACCCCGACACTGACCCCGGCAAAGGCGCTGTTCTCCTGAATATGCCGCCCAGTATAATAGAGGCTCAGGCGGACAACAACGTTAAACAGATAGGCAGACTGGACGGCTTCAACAACCACATGGGCTCCGCCTTCACCGAAAGCAGCACCAAGATGGAGCAGGTTCTAGGCTTCATGAAGAAGCATACGGACACCTACATTGACAGCTACACCTCGGGCAAGTCCGTGGCTTACGATGTCTGCCTTAAGCAGGGCATGAACTGCGGACAGAACAGAAAATTCATTGACAATGAAAACAATGAAACATATATCAGAAAAAAAATCATGGAAGGGGTCGAACTGGCGAAAAAGAACGGCAGCCTGATCATGATAGGTCACCTGCGGGAAGAAACTATAAGCGTTCTGGAAAAACATCTTGCGGATGTTGAGAAAGCGGGCGTCCGCATAGTTTCCGTCAAGGAACTGACACACAGGAAATAA
- a CDS encoding S41 family peptidase → MNFKKKLLPVLAASALLIFLAASGIFIRESGTASAKSSRYENLDSFTEVMYLIERNYVEPVENKTLVDGAIKGMLQGLDPHSTYFTEKEYKDFQVETKGEFGGLGITIGMRDNILTVIAPIEDTPAFRAGLKSGDRIIKIEDNSTTGLSLEDAVNKLRGKPGTNIAITIHRDNVPKPFDVTLTRAIIKVKAVKSDMIGKDVAYIRVTQFKEDVSGEIKAAIEQLRKNKYKGIIVDLRNNPGGLLTEAINVSSIFLPSGKEVVYTKDRTGKDQHFKSSTFTLREEKTPLVLLVNEGSASASEILAGAIQDYKRGILVGKKTYGKASVQSIIPLRDGSAVKLTTAKYYTPKGRMIHDKGIEPDLAVEDVSDNVTLTQDEIDKLAADISKPVIDMQRDEQLKAAVEKLREMIKNG, encoded by the coding sequence ATGAACTTTAAAAAGAAACTTTTACCGGTTCTCGCAGCGTCAGCCCTTCTTATTTTTCTGGCAGCTTCGGGAATCTTCATCAGGGAAAGCGGCACAGCTTCCGCAAAATCCAGCAGATACGAGAATCTGGATTCGTTTACGGAAGTTATGTATCTGATAGAGAGAAACTATGTTGAGCCTGTGGAGAACAAAACACTTGTGGACGGCGCCATAAAGGGAATGCTTCAGGGGCTCGATCCCCACTCCACATACTTCACCGAAAAAGAGTACAAGGACTTTCAGGTGGAGACCAAGGGCGAGTTCGGCGGACTGGGCATAACCATCGGCATGAGGGACAACATCCTCACCGTAATAGCCCCCATTGAGGACACCCCCGCATTCAGAGCCGGACTCAAATCCGGCGACAGGATCATCAAGATTGAAGACAACTCCACAACAGGTCTGTCGCTTGAAGACGCTGTGAACAAGCTCAGGGGCAAGCCCGGAACAAACATAGCGATAACCATCCACAGAGACAATGTGCCGAAGCCTTTTGACGTGACCCTCACAAGGGCAATAATCAAGGTCAAGGCTGTCAAATCCGACATGATCGGAAAAGACGTTGCCTACATCAGGGTGACACAGTTCAAAGAGGATGTATCCGGCGAAATCAAAGCCGCCATTGAGCAGCTCAGAAAAAACAAATATAAAGGCATAATAGTCGACCTGCGCAACAATCCCGGCGGACTTCTCACAGAGGCCATCAATGTCTCAAGCATATTCCTCCCCTCCGGCAAGGAGGTTGTCTACACCAAGGACAGAACAGGCAAGGATCAGCACTTCAAATCCTCCACGTTTACCCTCAGAGAGGAAAAAACCCCCCTTGTGCTCCTTGTTAACGAAGGTTCGGCATCAGCGTCGGAAATCCTCGCAGGGGCTATACAGGACTATAAAAGAGGTATTCTTGTCGGTAAAAAAACCTACGGAAAAGCATCTGTTCAGTCGATAATACCTCTCAGGGACGGTTCGGCGGTTAAGCTTACCACGGCGAAATACTACACGCCGAAAGGCAGAATGATCCATGACAAGGGTATAGAGCCGGATCTCGCTGTTGAGGATGTTTCGGACAACGTTACCCTCACTCAGGATGAGATAGATAAACTCGCGGCGGATATAAGCAAGCCCGTGATCGACATGCAGAGAGATGAGCAGCTTAAGGCCGCTGTGGAAAAACTGAGGGAAATGATTAAAAATGGCTGA